The Brasilonema sennae CENA114 genome includes a region encoding these proteins:
- the secY gene encoding preprotein translocase subunit SecY — MISRDKAPTAQETFMQMAQAAGLRGRLLLTLGILMLIRLGIHLPIPGIDRDRFAQALQGNNQILSFLDIFSGGGLSALGVFALGILPYINASIIIQLLTAAIPALENLQKNEGEAGRRKISQMTRYVSAGWAVIQSVFLASFWLKPFAFHYGPIFVIETALALVAGSMFVMWASEVITERGVGNGASLLIFVNIVATLPKALGDTIDFVQAGNPAGQVIALLLLFLVTIVGIVFVQEGIRRIPIISARRQVGKRIFAEQRNYLPLRLNQGGVMPIIFAAAILSLPMLVGNFIKNPEYSRIINTYLVPGGSGAWVYALVYLVSIVFFSYFYSSLIVNPVDVAQNLKKMGSSIPGIRPGKATTEYIERVLNRLTFLGAIFLGLIAIIPTAVESALNVRTFRGLGATSLLILVGVAIDTSKQIQTYVISQRYEGMVKQ; from the coding sequence ATGATCAGTCGAGACAAAGCTCCAACGGCTCAAGAAACTTTTATGCAGATGGCGCAAGCAGCAGGTCTGCGAGGTCGGCTGCTTCTGACATTAGGTATTTTAATGTTGATTCGTTTGGGCATACATTTGCCCATACCAGGTATTGATCGAGATCGATTTGCCCAAGCCCTTCAAGGGAATAACCAAATCTTAAGCTTTTTGGACATCTTTTCCGGAGGTGGACTTTCTGCTTTGGGAGTTTTTGCCTTAGGGATTTTGCCATACATCAACGCCTCGATTATCATCCAATTACTTACCGCTGCCATTCCGGCTTTAGAAAATTTACAGAAAAATGAGGGCGAAGCAGGACGGCGGAAGATTTCTCAAATGACACGGTATGTTTCTGCGGGTTGGGCAGTTATTCAAAGTGTCTTCTTGGCATCATTCTGGCTTAAGCCCTTTGCCTTTCACTACGGACCAATTTTCGTCATCGAGACAGCGTTAGCTCTCGTCGCAGGTTCGATGTTTGTGATGTGGGCATCAGAAGTGATTACAGAGCGTGGTGTAGGGAACGGGGCATCTTTGTTGATTTTTGTCAACATTGTGGCAACACTGCCAAAAGCTCTAGGTGACACAATCGATTTTGTACAAGCCGGAAACCCAGCGGGTCAAGTTATTGCCCTATTGCTGCTTTTCCTAGTGACAATTGTTGGTATTGTGTTTGTGCAGGAAGGAATCCGTCGTATTCCGATTATTTCAGCGCGTCGCCAAGTTGGAAAACGAATTTTTGCAGAGCAACGTAACTACTTACCCCTACGACTTAATCAAGGGGGCGTGATGCCAATTATTTTTGCGGCTGCAATTTTAAGTTTGCCAATGTTGGTAGGGAATTTTATCAAAAATCCAGAATACTCGAGAATTATTAACACCTATCTCGTACCTGGAGGTTCTGGGGCTTGGGTGTATGCTCTTGTCTACCTAGTTTCTATCGTCTTCTTCAGCTACTTTTATTCATCATTGATTGTCAACCCAGTTGATGTAGCACAGAACTTGAAGAAGATGGGTTCTAGTATTCCAGGTATTCGTCCAGGAAAAGCAACGACTGAGTACATTGAGCGCGTACTGAATCGATTAACTTTTTTAGGTGCTATCTTTCTGGGTTTGATTGCTATTATCCCTACTGCCGTTGAAAGTGCTTTAAATGTACGAACCTTTAGAGGGCTAGGTGCTACCTCTTTGTTAATCTTAGTTGGTGTAGCTATTGATACATCAAAGCAGATTCAAACTTACGTTATCTCTCAGCGCTATGAAGGGATGGTGAAACAGTAG
- the rplR gene encoding 50S ribosomal protein L18, with product MKHTRKESRERRRRRIRGKVDGSSERPRLAIFRSHQHIYAQVIDDTNHHTIVAASTVEPDLKSKLASGSNCQASVEVGKLIAVRSLEKGISKVVFDRGGNLYHGRVKALAEAAREAGLVF from the coding sequence ATGAAACATACTCGTAAGGAATCAAGGGAACGTCGCCGTAGACGTATTCGTGGTAAAGTTGATGGTTCTTCTGAGCGTCCACGGTTAGCTATATTTCGCTCTCACCAACATATTTATGCTCAAGTGATTGATGATACGAATCATCACACCATAGTGGCAGCCTCAACTGTAGAACCAGACTTGAAATCAAAATTAGCTTCAGGTTCAAACTGTCAAGCTTCGGTGGAAGTCGGCAAATTGATCGCAGTTCGCTCCTTAGAAAAAGGTATTAGCAAAGTCGTATTTGATCGAGGTGGCAATCTTTACCACGGTCGCGTCAAAGCACTAGCAGAAGCAGCTCGCGAAGCTGGTTTGGTTTTTTAA
- a CDS encoding adenylate kinase — translation MTRVIFLGPPGAGKGTQAKTLADNLNIPHISTGDILRQGLKDQTPLGVKAQTYMDKGELVPDQLVEEMVQERLKQDDTKSGWILDGFPRTVNQAVFLGELLRKLNQNGEKVVNLNVPDDTVIARLLERGRKDDSEEVIRRRLEVYRSETAPLIDYYSSRQSLLSINGNQSLEEVTAELKKVIAS, via the coding sequence GTGACACGAGTAATCTTCTTGGGACCACCTGGAGCTGGTAAAGGAACTCAAGCTAAAACCTTAGCTGACAATTTGAATATTCCTCATATTTCTACTGGTGACATACTGCGTCAAGGTCTAAAAGACCAAACTCCTTTGGGTGTCAAGGCTCAAACTTATATGGATAAAGGTGAGTTGGTTCCCGATCAACTTGTGGAGGAAATGGTGCAGGAACGTCTCAAGCAGGATGATACGAAATCAGGCTGGATTCTTGATGGCTTTCCCCGCACTGTTAATCAAGCAGTTTTTTTAGGGGAGTTACTGCGAAAACTGAACCAAAATGGCGAAAAAGTCGTCAATTTGAATGTGCCAGATGACACAGTAATAGCACGGTTACTAGAGCGAGGCAGAAAAGATGACTCAGAAGAAGTCATCCGTCGTCGCTTAGAAGTTTACCGGTCTGAAACGGCACCTTTGATTGACTATTACAGTAGTCGTCAGAGTCTCCTCAGTATAAACGGTAATCAGTCCCTAGAAGAAGTCACTGCTGAATTAAAAAAGGTCATTGCGTCTTAA
- the rplM gene encoding 50S ribosomal protein L13 — translation MTTDKTYLPPQKTMEHDWYVIDATNQRLGRLASEIAMVLRGKNKPHYTPHMDTGDFVIVVNAEKIEVTGKKRTQKLYRRHSGRPGGMKTETFDKLQQRLPERIVEHAIKGMLPKNSLGRQLFTKLKVYAGPTHPHAAQQPKELQIQTIPGVEN, via the coding sequence ATGACAACAGACAAAACATATCTTCCTCCTCAGAAAACTATGGAGCATGATTGGTACGTCATAGACGCTACTAACCAACGCCTCGGTCGCTTAGCAAGCGAAATCGCTATGGTTCTCAGAGGGAAAAATAAACCCCACTATACCCCTCACATGGACACAGGTGATTTCGTCATCGTTGTCAATGCTGAGAAAATAGAAGTGACAGGTAAAAAACGCACACAAAAGCTTTACCGTCGTCATTCCGGTCGTCCTGGTGGAATGAAGACCGAAACCTTTGACAAGCTACAACAACGTTTGCCAGAAAGAATTGTGGAACATGCCATCAAAGGTATGCTACCAAAAAATAGCTTGGGACGTCAGTTGTTTACTAAGCTAAAAGTTTACGCTGGACCAACTCATCCCCATGCAGCACAACAACCAAAAGAGTTACAAATTCAGACCATTCCAGGAGTAGAAAATTAA
- the truA gene encoding tRNA pseudouridine(38-40) synthase TruA, whose translation MLSSHQPTQTCRVALVIQYLGTHFHGWQRQPQQRTVQEEIETALSHILGHPVTLYGAGRTDAGVHAAAQVAHFNVTSPIPAYKWANILNSYLPKDILIRASAQVNHNWHARFSAIYRRYRYTFYTEKLPNLFASAFSWHYYHEPLDESLIQAALEPLIGKHHLAAFRRANSARQHSWVEVQAAECYRTGPFLYIEIQADGFLYGMVRLLVGMLVQVGCRQLTLTSFTDVWKDQRRQEVKYAAPAHGLCLLRVGYPDFPFPPEIWFETQPKLIFGQ comes from the coding sequence ATGTTAAGTAGCCACCAGCCTACACAAACTTGTCGAGTCGCCCTGGTCATTCAATACCTGGGCACTCATTTTCATGGCTGGCAACGCCAACCGCAACAACGCACTGTCCAAGAAGAGATAGAAACAGCTCTTTCTCATATCCTAGGTCATCCAGTCACGCTGTACGGCGCAGGGCGAACTGATGCTGGAGTTCACGCTGCTGCTCAAGTGGCACATTTTAATGTCACAAGTCCGATACCAGCTTACAAATGGGCAAACATTCTTAACAGCTATTTGCCCAAAGATATACTAATTCGAGCCTCCGCACAAGTAAATCACAATTGGCACGCTCGCTTTAGTGCTATTTATCGACGGTATCGTTACACGTTCTATACTGAAAAGTTACCGAACTTGTTTGCCAGCGCTTTTAGTTGGCATTATTATCACGAACCTTTGGATGAATCTCTCATTCAAGCAGCACTGGAACCTTTGATTGGAAAGCATCACCTAGCTGCTTTTCGTCGAGCAAACTCAGCACGCCAGCATTCTTGGGTAGAAGTACAAGCAGCAGAGTGTTATCGCACTGGACCATTTCTTTATATTGAAATTCAGGCTGATGGATTTTTGTATGGTATGGTGCGGCTATTAGTAGGAATGTTGGTACAAGTTGGTTGCAGACAACTCACCCTAACTAGTTTCACCGACGTTTGGAAAGATCAACGACGTCAAGAAGTGAAATATGCCGCACCTGCTCACGGGTTATGCTTGTTGCGAGTCGGCTATCCTGATTTCCCGTTTCCCCCAGAGATTTGGTTTGAGACCCAACCCAAATTAATCTTTGGTCAATAA
- the rpsM gene encoding 30S ribosomal protein S13: MARIAGVDLPRDKRVEIGLTYIYGIGLSLSKEILAATSVNPDTRIKDLSDADVAALRGEIEENYQVEGDLRRLEAMNIKRLIEIGTYRGRRHRMGLPVRGQRTRTNARTRRGRRQTVAGKKKAPSK, from the coding sequence GTGGCACGTATTGCCGGAGTAGACCTTCCACGTGATAAACGTGTTGAAATTGGTCTAACTTATATCTACGGAATTGGGTTATCTCTTTCAAAAGAGATATTAGCAGCCACGAGTGTCAACCCTGATACTCGTATTAAAGACCTGAGTGATGCTGACGTAGCAGCTCTGAGGGGAGAAATAGAAGAGAACTACCAAGTAGAAGGTGACCTAAGGCGCTTGGAAGCAATGAACATCAAGCGCCTAATTGAAATTGGTACTTATAGGGGTCGTCGCCACCGCATGGGCTTACCTGTGAGAGGACAAAGAACTCGAACTAACGCCAGAACTCGTCGAGGAAGACGACAGACAGTAGCTGGTAAGAAGAAAGCCCCATCCAAGTAA
- a CDS encoding DNA-directed RNA polymerase subunit alpha — translation MAQFQIECVESSTEDNRSNHSKFVLEPLERGQGTTVGNALRRVLLSNLEGTAVTAVRIAGVSHEFATVHGVREDVLEMMMKMKEVILKSYSSQPQIGRLLVTGPTTVTSAHFDLPSEVEVIDPTQYIATVAEGGKLEMEFRIERGKGYRTVERGREEATSLDFLQIDSIFMPVRKVNYSVEETRGDSGIPKDRLLLEIWTNGSLTPQEALSSAATILVDLFNPLKEISLDIPDVGAEIPDDPTAQIPIEELQLSVRAYNCLKRAQVNSVADLLDYTQEDLLEIKNFGQKSAEEVVEALQRRLGITLPTERANKHA, via the coding sequence ATGGCGCAGTTTCAAATTGAATGTGTAGAGTCAAGTACTGAAGACAATAGGAGTAATCACAGTAAATTTGTCTTAGAACCCTTAGAGCGCGGTCAAGGTACGACCGTTGGCAATGCCCTGAGACGGGTATTACTTTCTAACCTAGAGGGGACAGCTGTAACTGCAGTTCGGATTGCAGGCGTGTCACACGAGTTCGCCACCGTTCATGGTGTGCGAGAAGATGTGCTTGAAATGATGATGAAAATGAAAGAAGTTATTCTTAAAAGCTATTCCTCTCAACCCCAGATTGGTCGCTTACTCGTTACAGGTCCAACAACAGTCACTTCAGCACATTTTGATTTGCCTAGTGAAGTAGAAGTGATCGACCCAACCCAATATATAGCGACTGTCGCTGAAGGTGGCAAGCTAGAAATGGAGTTTCGGATTGAAAGAGGCAAAGGATATCGAACTGTAGAGCGGGGTCGTGAAGAAGCCACATCTTTGGACTTTCTCCAAATCGACTCAATATTTATGCCAGTGCGCAAAGTCAACTACAGCGTTGAAGAAACTCGTGGAGATAGTGGAATACCAAAAGACAGATTGTTACTGGAAATTTGGACAAATGGTAGTCTGACCCCTCAAGAAGCACTCTCCTCTGCCGCTACTATACTGGTGGATTTGTTTAACCCGTTGAAAGAGATCTCGCTCGACATACCAGATGTAGGCGCAGAAATCCCAGACGATCCAACTGCTCAGATTCCTATCGAAGAGTTGCAACTGTCAGTACGAGCTTATAACTGTCTCAAACGAGCACAAGTAAACTCGGTAGCTGATTTGTTGGATTACACTCAAGAAGACCTATTAGAAATAAAAAACTTTGGTCAAAAGTCAGCTGAAGAAGTTGTTGAAGCCTTACAGCGACGCTTGGGGATCACTTTACCAACAGAAAGAGCTAATAAACACGCCTAA
- the rplN gene encoding 50S ribosomal protein L14, with the protein MIQPQTYLNVADNSGARKLMCIRVLGAGNRRYGFIGDRIIAVVKDAQPNMAVKKSDVVEAVIVRTRHNTHRDSGMSIRFDDNAAVIINKDGNPRGTRVFGPVARELREKNFTKIVSLAPEVL; encoded by the coding sequence GTGATTCAGCCCCAAACTTACCTTAATGTTGCAGATAATAGCGGTGCCCGTAAACTTATGTGCATCCGCGTATTGGGAGCAGGTAACCGCCGTTACGGCTTCATAGGCGATCGGATCATCGCCGTCGTTAAAGACGCTCAGCCGAACATGGCTGTGAAAAAGTCTGATGTTGTAGAAGCAGTCATAGTCCGCACCCGTCATAATACCCATCGAGATAGCGGTATGAGTATTCGTTTTGACGATAATGCTGCAGTTATTATCAACAAAGATGGTAACCCCAGAGGAACACGGGTTTTCGGACCAGTCGCACGAGAACTGCGTGAGAAAAACTTTACTAAAATTGTTTCTCTGGCTCCGGAGGTGCTGTAA
- the rplO gene encoding 50S ribosomal protein L15 yields the protein MRLTDVRPQKGSKKRPRRLGRGVSAGQGASAGKGMRGQKARSGSSTRPGFEGGQQPLYRRIPKLKGFPLVNRKQYTTINVEKLASLPANTEVTLTSLKEAGILTAARGSLKILGDGELNVPLKVQAAAFTGTARSKIEAAGGSCEVLE from the coding sequence ATGAGACTAACCGATGTTCGTCCTCAAAAAGGCTCAAAGAAACGTCCCCGTCGTTTAGGTAGGGGTGTTTCAGCCGGTCAAGGTGCTAGTGCTGGTAAGGGTATGCGTGGTCAAAAAGCGCGTTCTGGCAGTAGTACACGACCCGGATTTGAAGGTGGTCAACAGCCATTGTACCGCCGCATACCCAAGTTAAAGGGCTTCCCTCTGGTTAATCGTAAGCAGTACACTACGATTAATGTAGAAAAGCTAGCTTCCCTCCCTGCAAATACAGAAGTTACACTCACCTCGTTAAAAGAAGCAGGTATCCTTACTGCTGCTCGAGGATCTTTGAAGATTTTAGGGGATGGGGAATTGAACGTTCCCCTCAAGGTGCAAGCGGCAGCTTTTACAGGTACAGCTCGTAGCAAAATTGAGGCAGCGGGTGGGAGTTGCGAAGTTTTAGAGTGA
- the rpsI gene encoding 30S ribosomal protein S9, which yields MQAADNSGRAMYWGTGRRKSAIARVRLVPGTGQMIVNGKPGDLYFQFNPNYISLAKAPLETLGLENEYDILVKAEGGGLTGQSDAVRLGVARALCQLDPENRPPLKIEGYLTRDPRAKERKKYGLHKARKAPQYSKR from the coding sequence ATGCAAGCAGCAGATAATAGCGGTCGTGCTATGTATTGGGGTACAGGTCGTCGTAAATCGGCGATCGCGCGGGTTCGCTTGGTTCCCGGTACTGGACAAATGATTGTCAATGGCAAACCAGGAGACCTTTACTTCCAATTCAACCCAAACTACATTTCCCTAGCCAAAGCACCTCTAGAAACTCTTGGCTTGGAAAACGAATACGACATTCTTGTCAAAGCTGAGGGTGGCGGTTTAACTGGACAATCAGATGCAGTTCGTTTGGGAGTTGCTCGTGCGCTTTGCCAACTCGATCCAGAAAACCGTCCGCCTTTAAAAATCGAAGGCTACCTGACTCGTGATCCACGAGCAAAAGAGCGCAAAAAATACGGTTTGCACAAAGCTCGTAAAGCACCTCAGTACTCTAAGCGTTAA
- the rpsE gene encoding 30S ribosomal protein S5 — protein sequence MATGRRKANRTKKEETTWQERVIQIRRVSKVVKGGKKLSFRAIVVVGNERGQVGVGVGKASDVIGAVKKGVADGKKHLIEIPMTKSNSIPHPIDGIGGGAKVIMRPAAPGTGVIAGGAVRTVLELAGVRNILAKQLGSNNPLNNARAAVNALSTLRTFPEVAEDRGIPVENLYI from the coding sequence ATGGCAACTGGTCGTCGTAAAGCTAACCGTACAAAAAAAGAAGAAACCACATGGCAAGAGCGGGTTATCCAAATCCGACGGGTGAGTAAAGTCGTAAAAGGAGGTAAAAAACTTAGCTTCCGCGCGATCGTCGTTGTGGGAAATGAACGCGGTCAAGTTGGTGTGGGAGTAGGCAAAGCCTCAGATGTGATTGGTGCTGTGAAAAAAGGGGTCGCTGATGGGAAGAAGCATCTGATTGAAATTCCCATGACAAAATCCAACTCTATCCCTCATCCAATTGATGGGATTGGTGGTGGTGCTAAGGTGATTATGCGACCAGCAGCACCTGGTACTGGAGTAATTGCTGGTGGCGCTGTACGTACAGTACTAGAATTAGCAGGAGTTCGCAATATCCTAGCTAAGCAACTGGGTTCAAACAATCCTCTTAATAATGCTAGAGCCGCAGTTAATGCTCTATCTACCCTGCGAACTTTTCCAGAAGTCGCCGAAGACCGGGGTATTCCTGTTGAAAATCTTTATATTTAA
- the rplX gene encoding 50S ribosomal protein L24, whose amino-acid sequence MANKKKDQPRFFKMHVKTGDTVQVIAGKDKGKVGEIIKAIPQESKVLVKGVNIKTKHVKPQQEGESGRIVTQEYPIHSSNVMLYSTKQNVASRISYTFTAEGKKVRMLKKTGEIIDK is encoded by the coding sequence ATGGCAAATAAAAAGAAGGATCAACCTAGATTTTTCAAAATGCACGTAAAAACTGGGGATACGGTGCAAGTTATTGCCGGGAAAGATAAAGGCAAAGTTGGAGAAATTATCAAAGCAATTCCCCAAGAAAGTAAAGTGCTTGTTAAAGGTGTAAATATAAAAACGAAGCACGTCAAACCTCAGCAAGAAGGTGAATCTGGGCGTATTGTGACTCAGGAATACCCAATCCACAGTTCCAACGTTATGCTCTATTCCACCAAGCAAAATGTTGCCAGTCGCATCTCCTACACTTTCACTGCAGAAGGTAAGAAAGTTAGAATGCTTAAGAAAACTGGCGAAATCATAGATAAATAA
- the rpmJ gene encoding 50S ribosomal protein L36, with protein sequence MKVRASVKKICEKCNVIRRRGRVMVICVNPKHKQRQG encoded by the coding sequence ATGAAAGTCAGAGCGTCTGTCAAAAAAATCTGTGAAAAGTGTAACGTGATCAGGCGTCGTGGTCGCGTTATGGTGATTTGTGTCAATCCTAAGCATAAGCAGCGTCAAGGATAA
- the rpsH gene encoding 30S ribosomal protein S8, with product MAVNDTIADMLTRIRNANMARHQTTQVPSTKMTRSIAKVLREEGFIGEFEDAGEGIGRNLVIALKYKGKNRQPLITTLKRVSKPGLRVYSNKKELPRVLGGIGIAIISTSSGIMTDREARRQNLGGEVLCYVW from the coding sequence ATGGCGGTTAACGACACAATTGCAGATATGCTCACGCGCATCCGCAATGCCAATATGGCGCGGCATCAAACAACACAAGTGCCATCCACTAAAATGACTCGTAGCATCGCAAAAGTGCTGCGCGAAGAAGGTTTTATTGGTGAGTTTGAAGATGCAGGAGAAGGAATTGGGCGCAATTTGGTGATTGCCTTGAAATACAAGGGTAAAAATCGCCAACCCCTGATCACCACCCTTAAGCGGGTGAGTAAACCAGGTTTGCGTGTTTACTCCAATAAAAAAGAACTACCAAGAGTACTAGGTGGTATCGGTATTGCCATTATTTCTACATCAAGTGGCATTATGACTGACCGAGAAGCACGGCGTCAAAACTTGGGTGGTGAAGTACTGTGCTACGTTTGGTAG
- the rplE gene encoding 50S ribosomal protein L5 — protein MASTRLKTLYQETIVPKLMQQFQYTNIHQVPKLEKVTVNRGLGEASQNAKALEASLTEIATITGQKPVVTRAKKAIAGFKIRQGMPVGIMVTLRSERMYAFLDRLISLALPRIRDFRGISPKSFDGRGNYTLGVREQLIFPEIEYDSIDQIRGMDISIITTAKTDEEGRALLKEMGMPFRDQ, from the coding sequence ATGGCAAGCACAAGACTGAAAACTTTATACCAAGAAACAATTGTCCCGAAACTGATGCAACAGTTTCAGTACACCAACATTCATCAAGTGCCGAAGTTGGAAAAAGTGACTGTTAACCGGGGTTTGGGGGAAGCATCTCAAAATGCGAAAGCGTTGGAAGCGTCTTTGACCGAGATTGCCACAATTACTGGTCAAAAACCAGTCGTGACACGGGCTAAAAAAGCGATCGCGGGCTTCAAAATTCGTCAAGGTATGCCAGTTGGTATTATGGTCACCTTAAGAAGTGAAAGAATGTATGCCTTTCTCGATCGTCTCATTAGTTTAGCACTACCAAGAATCCGGGACTTTCGCGGTATTAGTCCTAAAAGCTTTGATGGTCGCGGTAATTATACTCTAGGTGTCAGAGAGCAACTCATTTTCCCAGAAATTGAGTATGACAGCATTGACCAAATTCGTGGTATGGATATTTCCATTATCACTACAGCAAAGACTGACGAAGAGGGTCGCGCCTTACTTAAAGAAATGGGAATGCCCTTTCGGGATCAATAA
- the rplQ gene encoding 50S ribosomal protein L17 translates to MRHRCGVKKLSKPADQRRALLRALTTELIRHGRITTTLARAKVVRSEVDKMITLAKEGSLAARRQALGYIYDKQLVHALFEQVPTRYSDRQGGYTRILHTVPRRGDNSKMAIIELV, encoded by the coding sequence ATGCGTCACCGTTGTGGAGTCAAAAAACTCAGCAAACCAGCTGACCAACGTCGCGCTCTGTTGCGAGCGCTCACCACTGAATTAATTCGTCATGGACGAATTACTACCACTTTAGCCCGAGCTAAGGTAGTACGCTCTGAAGTGGACAAAATGATTACTCTTGCGAAAGAGGGTTCTTTAGCAGCACGCCGTCAAGCCCTCGGTTATATATACGACAAACAACTGGTTCATGCTCTGTTTGAGCAAGTTCCCACACGGTATAGCGATCGCCAAGGAGGTTACACCCGTATCCTGCATACCGTACCACGTCGGGGTGATAATTCTAAGATGGCAATCATCGAACTCGTCTAA
- the rpsK gene encoding 30S ribosomal protein S11 codes for MARQQSAKKSGSKKLKRNVPNGIAYIQSTFNNSIVTISDQNGDVISWASAGSSGFKGAKKGTPFAAQTAAESAARRAMDQGMRQIEVMVSGPGAGRETAIRALQGAGLEITLIRDITPIPHNGCRPPKRRRV; via the coding sequence ATGGCGCGACAACAAAGTGCAAAGAAATCCGGCAGCAAAAAGCTAAAACGTAATGTTCCAAACGGGATAGCTTACATTCAGTCTACTTTCAACAATAGCATTGTTACCATTAGCGATCAAAATGGAGATGTTATCTCCTGGGCAAGTGCTGGATCTAGTGGTTTTAAGGGAGCAAAAAAAGGTACTCCTTTTGCAGCCCAGACCGCAGCTGAAAGTGCAGCACGTCGAGCAATGGATCAAGGAATGCGCCAAATAGAAGTCATGGTCAGTGGTCCTGGGGCTGGTCGAGAAACAGCTATCCGGGCACTTCAAGGAGCCGGACTAGAAATTACATTAATTCGGGATATTACCCCGATTCCTCATAATGGTTGCCGCCCACCCAAGCGCCGCCGAGTATAA
- the infA gene encoding translation initiation factor IF-1: protein MSKQDLIEMEGTVTESLPNAMFRVDLDNGFNVLAHISGKIRRNYIKILPGDRVKVELTPYDLTKGRITYRLRKK from the coding sequence TTGTCTAAACAAGATTTGATAGAGATGGAAGGCACGGTCACCGAATCCCTGCCAAATGCAATGTTTCGTGTTGATTTAGATAACGGCTTCAATGTATTAGCTCACATTTCTGGCAAGATTCGCCGTAACTATATCAAGATATTACCCGGCGATCGCGTCAAAGTAGAGTTAACGCCTTACGATCTGACAAAAGGCAGAATTACTTATCGATTACGTAAAAAATAG
- the rplF gene encoding 50S ribosomal protein L6, translating to MSRIGKLPITIPAKVQVNIDGTKVLVKGPKGELFRDLPPYVIVSQEGEILQVNRRDESRTSRQMHGLCRTLVANMVEGVSKGFQRRLEIQGVGYRAQVQGRNLILNMGYSHQVQIVPPEGIQFAVENNTNVIVSGYDKEEVGNTAAKIRAVRPPEPYKGKGIRYAGEMVRRKAGKTGGKGKK from the coding sequence ATGTCTCGAATTGGTAAACTTCCAATTACAATTCCGGCTAAGGTGCAAGTAAATATTGATGGCACAAAAGTGTTAGTCAAGGGTCCTAAAGGCGAACTATTTCGCGATTTGCCTCCTTATGTCATAGTCTCCCAAGAAGGAGAAATATTGCAGGTTAACCGTCGCGATGAATCTCGCACGTCCCGGCAAATGCATGGTTTATGCCGTACTTTGGTTGCCAATATGGTTGAGGGAGTTTCCAAAGGGTTTCAACGTCGTTTGGAAATTCAAGGGGTTGGCTACCGGGCGCAAGTTCAAGGTCGTAACTTGATTTTGAATATGGGCTATAGCCATCAAGTGCAAATCGTTCCACCAGAAGGAATTCAGTTTGCAGTTGAAAATAATACTAACGTTATTGTCAGCGGCTACGACAAAGAAGAAGTAGGCAATACAGCAGCTAAAATTCGTGCTGTGCGCCCACCTGAGCCTTACAAAGGCAAAGGTATTCGTTACGCGGGTGAAATGGTCAGACGTAAAGCTGGTAAGACTGGTGGTAAGGGCAAGAAGTAA
- the rpmE gene encoding 50S ribosomal protein L31, with the protein MAKPEIHPQWYPDAKVYCNGQLVMTVGSTKPELHVDVWSGNHPFYTGTQKIIDSEGRVERFLRKYGMMEGQSKGGRRKK; encoded by the coding sequence ATGGCGAAACCAGAGATTCATCCCCAGTGGTATCCAGATGCAAAAGTTTACTGTAACGGTCAACTTGTGATGACTGTTGGCTCTACTAAGCCAGAATTGCACGTAGATGTTTGGTCTGGAAACCACCCCTTTTATACAGGTACTCAGAAGATAATTGACAGCGAAGGTCGCGTAGAACGCTTCCTGCGTAAATATGGCATGATGGAAGGTCAATCCAAAGGCGGAAGAAGGAAAAAGTAG